The genomic DNA CGTCATCGCTATCATCGCTATCTTGGCGGCGGTGCTGATCCCGAACATCCTTAATGCACGTACTCGGGCTTTACAGGCGGCTGCACAATCCTACGCACGCGATGTCCTGACCGCCCTTGAAAGCGTTCAGTCCACCTATACTAACGTAGACTGGCAGAGGAGCGCTCTTGCAGGCGATCTCACGATCGTTAAAAACGGGCAGGTCGAAACCGCTGTTGGAGGGTGGAAGGATGCCAACGGCAATCCTATCAACGACTTGACAGTGGACTTCACGGGCTTCCTCAAAGCCCCATCCAATGGGATTGATACAGTCATTGTGGGTGCTGGAGGCAAAGATACTGAAGACGAGATACGAATTTGCGTAGCCCAGAAAGTGCCTGGTGGCAAGTACAACTACTTCTCGCTTTACCCCAACACAAACCGCTTCGCCTCTAAGCTCAACCAAGAGGCCGTACCCACCAGCTCTGGAAACTGCCCGTAACACAAACATACGGCATTACGCTTCCCAGCCCTCTGCGCACTGCGCAGAGGGCTAATTTTTTGTTTCCCATTAGTTAGCCACCCACTTTTGGACTTTAGGCCTCCCATGTCCGGAGACCCCCGTGCTACCCTAAAGGCAATGACCACGGAGGAGCGGCTCTACAAGCTGGAGGGCATCGTGGAGGGGGTTATGGCCACCCTCCCCGACCGGGTGTCCTCCCTGAAGGCCGAGGTCAACACCGCCCTCAACCGCCTTATGCTCTACTTCACCGCCCTGGCCGCCGCCCTCGCCCTCCTCACCCTGCTAGCCCTAGGGGTAAACTGGAGGAGCCATGGCGGTGAAGGAAGAGGTTTTGCTCTTGCTGGAAAGGATGCCCGAGGCGCTCCAGAAAGAGGTGGTGGACTTCGCCCGCTTCCTCCTAGAGAAAAAGCTTGGGGAAGAACGCTCGTGGGAAACCCTTAGCCTCATCCAGGCGGTAAGGGACCTGCCGGAGGAAGACTACACCGAGGCCGACCTTAAGGAGCGCTGGTGAGCCCCGGAGCCCTCGCCCTGCTCCGCTTCCCCCACACCGACCTTTCCCTCGGCAAACCCAGGCCCGTCCTGCTCCTTACCCCTACCCCTGGCCCTTACCCCGATTGGCTGGTGGCCATGGTGTCCAGCCAACTGGACCAGGCGGTCCCCGGGCTGGACGAAACCCTCCTAGAAACCGACCCAGACTTCCCAGAAACCGGCCTGAAGCGGGCCAGCGTGGTGCGCCTAAGCCGGCTGGCCGTGGTGGACAAGAGCCTGCTATTGGGCAAGCTGGGCGCCATAAGCCCCGAGCGCCTTCGCCGCATCCAGGCGCGGCTGTGCCAATGGATCTCCGGCCTCCCCTGACATCCTACCCGCGCTACCCTAAAGGCAATGACCACGGAGGAGCGGCTCTACAAGCTGGAGGGGATCTTGGAAAGGGTCATGGCCACCCTCCCCGACCGGGTAGGCCGAGGTCAACACCGCCCTCAACCGCCTCATGCTCTACTTCACCGCCCTGGCCGCCGCCCTCGCCCTCCTCATCCTCCTCCGCTAGCCCTCAGGGGCTAAAGCCGATGTGGTCCATGAAGTCGGGGAGGATCTCCTCGGCGAAGAGGCGCAGGAAGGCGATAACGGCGCCCAGGCTCACCCCGCCCGTGAGGTCCAGGTCCGACTCCACCCACACGTCCCCCTCCTCGTTCAGGTAGGCGCGGCTAAAGCGGTGCTCCCGGTTCCAGGCGTTCACGAGGTCCAGGGAAGGGGCCTCATCTAAGGAAAAACCTGCGCTTAGGCTAAGGACCCCGCACCGCTCTTCTTGGCAAAAGTCTAGATAAAGCCAGACCTTCTCGAGCCCCGCCATCTCCAGGCGGTACTCCCCTTGGCCCCGGCGCTCGTAGGGAATGTCCGCCTCCTTCAGCACCGCTTCCAGTTCCCTCTCCGTGAGGCCCTGCACCACCCCCTGGCCCAAGGCCAGGCCCAACGCCACCAACGCCCAAGCCCATATGCGCACGGCAAACCCCTTTCCGCCTTTAGGCCCCTTCATCCTACACGATGCCCCTCTCCCGCAGAAAGCGGCCCTCCCGGAAGCGCTGGGGGCGGAAAGGCCCTATGTCCAGGGTCCTCGCCTCCCCGTGGACCACCGCCTCGGCCATAAGCCGGCCCACCATGGCCGCCTGCTGCACCCCGTGGCCGGAGAACCCCGCCGCCACCAGAAGCCCCTCCTCCGCATAGCCCAAGAGGGGGTTAGCGTCGGTGGTCATCTCGTAGTAGCCGAACCAGCTGGCCTTGCGGTCCAGGGCGAGGCCCTCCAGGAAGGGAAAGCGGGCAAGGCCCGCCTCCAGGGTGGACCCCAGCCAGGCCCAGTCCACCCCCTCCCGGAAGCCTGGGGGCTCATCAGGGTTGGAGCGGCCCAAAAGGAGCCTTTCCCCCTCGGGGCGGAAGTAAAAACCGCTGGCGAGGTCGATGGTGAGGGGGTAGGTGGGGGCATACCCCAAGGGCGCGGTGGCGTACACCATGCGCCGCACGGGGTAGACGGGAAGGTCCAGGCCTAGCCGCCTCCCCACCTCCCCCGTCCAGGCCCCGGTGCAAAGGAGGAGGTAGGGGGCCTGGTACCGCCCCTTGGGGGTTTCCACCCGCCACACCCCCCCTTCCCGCCAGGCGAAAAGGAGGGCCTCCCCATAGCGCACCTCCGCCCCAAGCCGCCGGGCCTCCCGGAGGTAGAAGGCCGTGGCCCCATAGGGGTCGATGACCCCGTCCAGGGGGCCATAGGTGGCGAAGGAGAGGCCCTCTTCCCGGAAGGGCACGAGCGCCTTCGCCTCCTCGAGGGCCAACCGCCGCACGGGCACGCCAAGGGCCTCCTGGGTCCTTAGCGCCTCCTCCTGGGCCTCCTTCAGGGCCTCCGGCACCAGGAAGAGATAGCCGATGGGGCGGTAGCGGGCCTCCGCCATCTCCCGATACTCCAGGATGGAATGGTAGGAGAGGAGGACGTTTAGGGGCTCGGAAAACTGCACCCTCACCCCGCCCGCGCTCCTTCCCGTGGAGCCCTGGGCGAAGGTGGTCTCCTTCTCCAGGACCAAGACCTTAAGCCCCGCCTGCGCCAGCCTGTAGGCGCAGGCCGCCCCCACAATCCCCGCCCCCACCACCACGGCCTCGGGCATAGGAAGAGTCTAGGACACTTT from Thermus sp. LT1-2-5 includes the following:
- a CDS encoding YbjN domain-containing protein encodes the protein MKGPKGGKGFAVRIWAWALVALGLALGQGVVQGLTERELEAVLKEADIPYERRGQGEYRLEMAGLEKVWLYLDFCQEERCGVLSLSAGFSLDEAPSLDLVNAWNREHRFSRAYLNEEGDVWVESDLDLTGGVSLGAVIAFLRLFAEEILPDFMDHIGFSP
- a CDS encoding DUF2281 domain-containing protein, which gives rise to MAVKEEVLLLLERMPEALQKEVVDFARFLLEKKLGEERSWETLSLIQAVRDLPEEDYTEADLKERW
- a CDS encoding type II toxin-antitoxin system PemK/MazF family toxin — translated: MSPGALALLRFPHTDLSLGKPRPVLLLTPTPGPYPDWLVAMVSSQLDQAVPGLDETLLETDPDFPETGLKRASVVRLSRLAVVDKSLLLGKLGAISPERLRRIQARLCQWISGLP
- a CDS encoding FAD-binding oxidoreductase — encoded protein: MPEAVVVGAGIVGAACAYRLAQAGLKVLVLEKETTFAQGSTGRSAGGVRVQFSEPLNVLLSYHSILEYREMAEARYRPIGYLFLVPEALKEAQEEALRTQEALGVPVRRLALEEAKALVPFREEGLSFATYGPLDGVIDPYGATAFYLREARRLGAEVRYGEALLFAWREGGVWRVETPKGRYQAPYLLLCTGAWTGEVGRRLGLDLPVYPVRRMVYATAPLGYAPTYPLTIDLASGFYFRPEGERLLLGRSNPDEPPGFREGVDWAWLGSTLEAGLARFPFLEGLALDRKASWFGYYEMTTDANPLLGYAEEGLLVAAGFSGHGVQQAAMVGRLMAEAVVHGEARTLDIGPFRPQRFREGRFLRERGIV